From Bos taurus isolate L1 Dominette 01449 registration number 42190680 breed Hereford chromosome 29, ARS-UCD2.0, whole genome shotgun sequence, a single genomic window includes:
- the SCGB2A2 gene encoding mammaglobin-A precursor: MKLVTVLMLVALPLYCYAGSSGCSLLDNVVEKSVDPTVSKDEYRAYLKDFAQTDVEKKAADELKQCFLQQSNETLANFKQMLQIIYDSIYCK, translated from the exons ATGAAGCTGGTGACGGTCCTCATGCTGGTCGCCCTCCCCCTGTACTGCTATGCAG GTTCTTCTGGCTGCTCCCTTCTTGACAATGTGGTTGAAAAATCAGTTGATCCCACTGTGTCCAAGGATGAATATAGAGCATATCTTAAAGATTTCGCACAGACTGACGTTGAGAAAAAGGCTGCAGATGAATTAAAGCAATGTTTTCTCCAGCAGTCAAATGAAACTCTGGCCAATTtcaaacagatgttg caaATCATATACGACAGTATATACTGTAAATAA
- the SCGB1D gene encoding secretoglobin family 1D member precursor, with protein MRLSVTALLVTLALCYYKANAIVCPTFAADLTEFFYFPDLLYRLSLAKYNAPPEAVAAKMEVKQCTDRFSVKNRLIITNILGKILLNCTVTDVKAVLNPSSA; from the exons ATGAGGCTGTCTGTGACTGCCCTGCTGGTTACTCTGGCCCTTTGCTACTACAAGG CCAATGCAATTGTCTGTCCAACGTTTGCTGCGGATCTGACAGAGTTCTTCTACTTTCCTGACCTGCTGTACAGGCTGTCACTTGCCAAGTACAATGCACCTCCAGAAGCCGTGGCTGCCAAGATGGAAGTGAAGCAATGCACGGATAGATTCTCAGTCAAAAACAGATTAATCATTACCAACATACTG ggGAAAATACTGCTGAATTGTACTGTCACAGATGTGAAAGCTGTACTAAATCCTTCTTCTGCATAA
- the SCGB2A2 gene encoding mammaglobin-A isoform X1 has translation MKLVTVLMLVALPLYCYAGSSGCSLLDNVVEKSVDPTVSKDEYRAYLKDFAQTDVEKKAADELKQCFLQQSNETLANFKQIKSYTTVYTVNNSNFLQDLWLRNVNWR, from the exons ATGAAGCTGGTGACGGTCCTCATGCTGGTCGCCCTCCCCCTGTACTGCTATGCAG GTTCTTCTGGCTGCTCCCTTCTTGACAATGTGGTTGAAAAATCAGTTGATCCCACTGTGTCCAAGGATGAATATAGAGCATATCTTAAAGATTTCGCACAGACTGACGTTGAGAAAAAGGCTGCAGATGAATTAAAGCAATGTTTTCTCCAGCAGTCAAATGAAACTCTGGCCAATTtcaaacagat caaATCATATACGACAGTATATACTGTAAATAATTCTAACTTTCTGCAAGACCTTTGGCTCAGAAATGTCAACTGGCGATGA